The Metamycoplasma gateae genome window below encodes:
- a CDS encoding phenylalanine--tRNA ligase subunit beta, with protein sequence MLFSYKTLCKLANLKNHSIEDVVNAINSIGFEVEEYHKFADVEGIKLCRVLKTYKNPQADRLTVCEVEYGDGHKAIIQTTATNMKDGQYVMSFVPGSRSKNLVFEPRKMQGIVSEGMFVGLSEIGFDESVVPEEFSDGIFQLDKIDLNIDPISYFDLDDYMIDVSILSNRADSQSYLVMAKELAAYFKTEIKWPKKASPNLLSSFVVKKLKNTNSFSLVEANNINLDCSINEKMLLWKHGIKTFSNAVDLTNLVLIFAGVPCHVYNKEDLESNEFSVDHFSGNINILGNKDISINNGLCIFNGNTPISLAATIGFEDKQFKKESQKAIFELASFNIMEVRKNAKQIKMNTNSSLRASREISEGSIILAYNFLAQYLTDYSALINPPKIHKKTILIDKSYLNKFAGFNIVKSKKYEEVINKLSILDFKFKSDNSTATFPSYRYDLENMQDFVEEIFRFYGYDNFPLKQPKLSRLNYEVNKTYEVNKILAAKNYSNIRTYTLIKPEDNIFNPFDINEVLNASESKNYDHSQIRLSFIHNLNETLIYNKKQGFEKGSYFDIGMIGRKMDVLGITSNQKTFEEIKMDIISLTNKKLEFKPSSKDIFNPNASTEIYLDNKMIGYIAKIHPKLINSNAYFAEIELSKLSNQKNAFINYRHEPIKTRDITFELSNNQSVTNIIEKISSIKGVHSYEIKDVYQKNKNTRAITFTFLIEDWAIKKLEQIFTTTN encoded by the coding sequence ATGTTATTTTCATATAAAACTTTATGTAAATTAGCAAATCTTAAAAATCATTCAATAGAAGATGTAGTTAATGCAATTAATTCTATTGGTTTTGAAGTTGAAGAATATCATAAATTTGCAGACGTTGAAGGAATAAAGTTATGCCGTGTTTTAAAAACATATAAAAATCCTCAAGCTGATCGTTTAACTGTTTGTGAAGTTGAATACGGAGATGGACATAAAGCAATAATTCAAACAACTGCCACAAACATGAAAGACGGACAATATGTAATGTCTTTTGTGCCTGGATCTAGAAGCAAAAATTTGGTCTTTGAACCTAGAAAAATGCAGGGTATAGTTTCTGAAGGAATGTTTGTTGGATTATCTGAAATAGGGTTTGATGAATCGGTTGTTCCTGAAGAATTTAGCGATGGTATTTTTCAATTAGATAAGATTGATTTGAATATTGATCCAATTTCTTATTTTGATTTAGATGATTATATGATTGATGTTTCTATTTTATCAAACAGAGCAGATTCACAATCATACCTAGTAATGGCTAAGGAGCTTGCTGCTTATTTCAAAACAGAAATTAAATGACCAAAAAAAGCCTCTCCAAATCTTTTATCATCTTTTGTAGTTAAAAAGTTAAAAAATACAAATTCGTTCTCTTTAGTGGAAGCTAATAATATAAATCTTGATTGCTCAATTAATGAAAAAATGTTACTATGAAAACATGGCATTAAAACCTTTTCAAATGCTGTCGATTTAACTAATTTAGTATTAATCTTTGCCGGAGTTCCGTGTCATGTTTATAACAAAGAAGACTTGGAATCAAACGAATTTAGTGTAGATCATTTTTCAGGTAATATAAATATCTTAGGAAATAAAGATATTTCAATAAATAATGGACTATGTATATTTAATGGTAATACTCCAATATCATTAGCAGCAACAATTGGTTTTGAAGATAAACAATTTAAAAAAGAAAGTCAAAAAGCTATTTTTGAACTTGCTTCATTCAATATAATGGAAGTAAGAAAAAACGCTAAACAAATTAAAATGAATACTAATTCATCCTTAAGAGCAAGCAGAGAAATATCAGAAGGATCAATTATTCTTGCTTATAATTTTTTAGCACAATATCTAACGGATTATTCAGCACTAATTAACCCTCCTAAAATTCACAAAAAAACAATTTTAATTGATAAATCATATTTGAACAAATTTGCTGGTTTCAATATTGTTAAAAGCAAAAAATACGAAGAAGTTATTAATAAACTATCTATTCTTGATTTTAAATTTAAGTCTGATAATTCAACCGCTACTTTCCCAAGTTATAGATATGACTTAGAAAATATGCAAGACTTTGTGGAAGAAATTTTTAGATTTTATGGATATGATAATTTTCCACTTAAACAACCTAAATTATCAAGATTAAATTATGAAGTTAATAAAACATATGAAGTTAATAAAATACTAGCAGCAAAAAATTATTCAAACATTAGAACATACACATTAATTAAACCTGAAGATAATATCTTTAACCCTTTCGATATTAATGAAGTATTAAATGCTAGTGAATCAAAAAATTACGATCATTCTCAAATAAGATTATCTTTTATTCATAATTTAAACGAAACATTAATATACAATAAAAAACAAGGTTTTGAAAAAGGTTCATATTTTGATATAGGCATGATCGGTAGAAAAATGGATGTTCTTGGCATCACATCAAATCAAAAAACTTTTGAAGAAATTAAAATGGATATAATCTCATTAACAAATAAAAAATTAGAATTTAAACCTAGTTCAAAAGACATTTTTAACCCAAATGCATCAACAGAAATATATTTGGATAACAAAATGATTGGATATATTGCTAAAATTCATCCAAAATTAATAAATTCAAATGCCTACTTTGCTGAAATAGAATTGTCTAAATTATCAAATCAAAAAAATGCTTTCATCAATTATCGTCATGAACCTATAAAGACAAGAGATATAACATTTGAACTTTCAAATAATCAATCTGTAACTAATATCATTGAAAAAATTAGTTCAATTAAGGGTGTTCATTCTTATGAAATAAAAGATGTATATCAAAAGAATAAAAATACAAGAGCAATTACTTTTACTTTCTTAATTGAGGATTGAGCTATTAAAAAACTTGAGCAAATATTTACAACAACAAATTAA
- the recA gene encoding recombinase RecA yields MSENNIKKIADINQILKEIEKEFGKESIMILGEGPDIIPETFSSGSLSIDNILGIGGWPKGRVIEIFGPESSGKTTLALHAISEIQKTGGIAAFIDAEHSIDPIYAKNLGVDIGNLILAQPSSGEEALEIVDRLAKTGAIDLIVVDSVAALVPEVELNGEMKDQTIGAQARLMSKALRKITGTLSKNKTSVIFLNQIREKIGVLFGNPETTAGGKALKFYSSIRLEVRKSQNITTNGDITGNQIKCKVVKNKLAPPYKSAQIEIIFSKGVSKIGEIIQFAEQFQLINRKGSWYSYNGENIAQGQINLSLLLQSNKELYDEIYNQVIEKLNYE; encoded by the coding sequence ATGAGTGAGAATAATATTAAAAAAATTGCTGATATTAATCAAATTTTAAAAGAAATAGAAAAAGAATTTGGTAAGGAATCAATAATGATATTAGGAGAAGGTCCTGATATTATTCCTGAAACTTTTAGTTCTGGTTCTTTAAGTATCGATAATATTTTAGGAATAGGCGGTTGGCCCAAGGGCAGAGTAATAGAAATATTTGGACCTGAAAGTAGCGGAAAAACTACATTGGCACTTCATGCAATTTCTGAAATTCAAAAGACCGGTGGAATTGCTGCTTTTATTGATGCAGAACATTCAATTGATCCAATTTATGCAAAGAATTTAGGAGTTGATATTGGCAATCTAATTTTAGCTCAACCAAGTTCAGGCGAAGAAGCGTTAGAAATAGTAGATAGATTAGCTAAAACTGGAGCTATTGATCTTATTGTAGTAGATTCTGTCGCTGCATTAGTTCCTGAAGTTGAGTTAAATGGTGAAATGAAGGATCAAACAATTGGCGCTCAGGCAAGATTAATGTCTAAAGCTTTAAGAAAGATAACAGGTACATTGTCAAAAAATAAAACTTCAGTAATATTTTTAAATCAAATAAGAGAAAAAATAGGGGTTTTATTTGGCAATCCAGAAACTACTGCAGGCGGAAAAGCATTAAAGTTTTATTCATCAATTAGATTGGAAGTAAGAAAATCACAAAATATTACAACAAATGGCGATATAACAGGTAATCAAATAAAATGCAAGGTTGTTAAAAATAAATTAGCACCTCCGTACAAAAGTGCTCAAATTGAAATTATATTTTCAAAAGGAGTATCAAAAATAGGGGAAATTATACAGTTTGCAGAACAATTCCAATTAATAAATAGAAAGGGTTCATGATATAGCTATAATGGCGAAAATATTGCTCAAGGACAAATAAATCTGTCTCTTTTATTACAAAGTAATAAAGAGTTATATGATGAAATTTATAATCAAGTTATTGAAAAATTAAATTATGAGTAA
- a CDS encoding TIGR00282 family metallophosphoesterase: MKKEKINVLFLGDIFGTPGINFVKKQLKKIISEENVDFVIAQAENVSGRKGFIPKHYEQLKACGVDAFTLGNHVWAKDEILKIIDNKDIIRPLNINDEYPGSGIRVFDVLGWKIAIMSFMGITFNPLLQPWKQESANNFFDKFDEAYSNTEADYYIIDFHAETTSEKSVFGLYVDGKADALIGTHTHIQTNDAKILPKGSYYLTDAGMCGPRDCAIGSNYEEVYQKMRYDGRLPFKVSNNKCQLNGVLFTLTKNKNDKKIELINILE; the protein is encoded by the coding sequence ATGAAAAAAGAAAAAATAAATGTTTTGTTTCTTGGAGATATTTTTGGAACCCCTGGTATAAACTTTGTAAAAAAACAACTAAAGAAAATAATATCAGAAGAAAATGTAGATTTTGTAATAGCCCAAGCAGAAAATGTTTCTGGTAGAAAAGGTTTTATTCCTAAGCACTATGAACAACTTAAGGCATGTGGAGTTGATGCATTTACATTAGGAAATCACGTATGAGCAAAAGATGAAATATTAAAGATAATAGACAACAAAGATATTATAAGACCATTGAATATTAATGATGAATATCCTGGAAGTGGAATAAGAGTTTTTGATGTACTTGGTTGAAAAATAGCAATTATGTCTTTTATGGGAATTACTTTTAATCCGTTGTTGCAACCTTGAAAACAAGAAAGTGCTAACAATTTTTTTGATAAATTTGATGAAGCTTATTCTAATACGGAAGCCGATTACTACATAATAGATTTTCATGCAGAAACAACGTCAGAAAAATCTGTTTTTGGATTATATGTAGATGGGAAAGCAGATGCATTAATCGGCACACATACACACATACAAACCAATGATGCAAAGATATTACCAAAAGGTTCATATTACCTAACTGACGCAGGAATGTGTGGTCCTAGAGATTGTGCTATTGGGTCCAATTATGAAGAAGTTTATCAGAAAATGAGATATGATGGAAGATTGCCTTTTAAAGTGTCAAATAATAAATGCCAATTAAATGGGGTATTATTCACACTTACAAAAAATAAAAACGATAAAAAAATTGAGCTAATTAATATTTTGGAGTAG
- a CDS encoding transcription antitermination factor NusB — protein MEDINKTNNKDKFLIKKYNFRKNIINYIYQYELFNIQINTSEIVNNELNKISISEISTLEIIQSKYQTLKNIANKFLLETWTWERINPLIRAVLIFGIYELTYNEPRVVINEMVNITKMFVPGDDYKFVNRILDRISKEIINK, from the coding sequence ATGGAAGATATAAATAAAACAAATAACAAAGATAAGTTTTTAATAAAAAAATATAATTTTAGAAAAAATATTATTAACTATATTTATCAATATGAACTTTTTAATATTCAAATCAATACAAGTGAGATTGTAAATAATGAGCTTAATAAAATATCGATAAGCGAAATTTCAACATTAGAAATTATCCAATCAAAATATCAAACTCTAAAAAACATTGCAAACAAGTTTTTATTAGAAACATGAACATGAGAAAGAATTAACCCTTTAATAAGAGCTGTTTTAATTTTTGGCATATATGAATTAACATATAATGAACCAAGGGTTGTTATTAATGAAATGGTTAATATCACTAAGATGTTCGTGCCTGGCGACGACTATAAATTCGTGAATAGAATTCTTGATAGAATTTCAAAAGAAATAATTAATAAATAA
- a CDS encoding TlyA family RNA methyltransferase, whose amino-acid sequence MRKTLKELIKEKFNIDDKTIDSLALQGKIFVNNEKYIITSLKFAEDCNIEIKDKKNQYVSRGAYKLLEAVDKFNIDANNKICLDIGSSTGGFVQVLLENNAKKVYALDSGTNQLDFKLRQDQRVVVYEKTNLKNINKSLFEEKVELITCDVSFISLKHVFEICNKTFNNIKLITLIKPQFEASKKYVQPGGYVDEIHHEFIKNKILEIAKNNNFNLVVPIIKSPILGDKSKNIEYLAFFEKKGEE is encoded by the coding sequence ATGAGAAAAACGTTAAAAGAATTAATAAAAGAAAAGTTTAACATCGATGATAAAACAATAGATTCTCTTGCCTTACAAGGCAAAATTTTTGTTAATAATGAAAAATATATTATAACTTCACTAAAATTTGCTGAGGATTGTAATATTGAAATCAAAGACAAAAAAAATCAATATGTATCACGGGGCGCTTATAAATTATTAGAGGCAGTTGATAAATTTAATATTGATGCAAATAATAAAATTTGTCTTGATATCGGTTCATCTACTGGTGGTTTTGTGCAAGTACTTTTAGAAAATAATGCAAAAAAAGTATATGCTTTAGATTCAGGCACAAATCAATTAGATTTTAAATTAAGACAAGATCAAAGAGTTGTGGTTTATGAAAAAACAAATTTAAAAAATATTAATAAATCATTGTTTGAAGAAAAAGTAGAATTAATAACCTGCGACGTTTCTTTTATAAGTCTTAAACACGTTTTTGAAATATGTAATAAAACTTTTAACAACATAAAACTGATAACCTTAATAAAACCTCAATTTGAAGCAAGTAAAAAATACGTTCAACCTGGTGGATATGTAGATGAAATACATCATGAATTTATCAAGAATAAAATTTTAGAGATTGCAAAAAACAATAATTTTAACCTTGTTGTTCCAATAATAAAAAGTCCTATATTAGGTGATAAATCAAAAAATATTGAATACTTAGCATTTTTTGAAAAGAAGGGAGAAGAATAA
- a CDS encoding aminotransferase class V-fold PLP-dependent enzyme, with translation MNISDRKKIFPMFKNNPEIVYLDNAALTFKPKIVIDKGVEYYEKYSISTRTADTKLGIKINQDLKNTKEIISKFIGCKEQEIIFTSGTTDGLNQIAKMLSEVIDNGTILFSFFNHSSAIVPFIETFKDKNIKFKYCETNDDFLNSINEDTKLVVIPESTNNFQIQYNLNEIYKECKKYNAILVNDCAQAIVHKKIVFNNCDVLAFSGNKIYGPTGTGALIIKEELLEKLKPVKWGGGQVQNIFDLCGWNIRNSSSKWEPGTPNFSGLLQLGAAIKFFTSFDMDEMFNEERKIAEYAYDKLLEVPDIKIDSKRGDKIILFNIKNIPAQEIASYLGNRNIYVRSGAFCAYKFKEVPNLSNSYVRISLAMYNSKSDINKLVKELKNGGNFIEIF, from the coding sequence ATGAATATATCAGATAGAAAAAAAATATTTCCTATGTTTAAAAATAATCCTGAAATAGTTTATTTAGATAATGCTGCCTTAACTTTCAAACCCAAAATTGTAATCGATAAGGGAGTGGAATACTATGAAAAATATTCGATATCCACAAGAACAGCAGATACAAAACTAGGCATTAAAATAAACCAAGATCTAAAAAATACAAAAGAAATAATTTCTAAATTTATTGGGTGTAAGGAACAAGAAATAATTTTTACATCAGGAACTACCGATGGTTTAAATCAAATCGCAAAAATGCTTAGCGAAGTAATTGATAATGGCACAATTTTATTCAGTTTCTTCAATCACTCTTCAGCGATAGTTCCATTTATAGAAACTTTTAAGGACAAAAACATTAAATTCAAATATTGTGAAACAAACGATGATTTTTTAAATTCGATTAATGAGGATACAAAATTAGTTGTAATACCCGAATCTACAAATAACTTTCAAATTCAATATAACCTAAATGAAATATATAAAGAATGCAAAAAATATAATGCTATATTGGTAAATGATTGTGCTCAAGCAATCGTACATAAAAAAATTGTTTTTAATAATTGTGATGTATTAGCCTTTTCGGGCAATAAAATCTATGGTCCCACAGGAACTGGAGCATTAATAATAAAAGAAGAATTACTGGAAAAATTAAAGCCGGTAAAATGAGGTGGCGGACAAGTTCAAAATATATTTGATCTATGTGGTTGAAATATTAGAAATTCATCAAGTAAATGAGAACCAGGAACACCTAATTTTAGTGGATTACTACAGCTAGGAGCTGCGATTAAATTCTTCACCTCTTTTGATATGGATGAAATGTTTAATGAAGAAAGAAAAATAGCTGAATATGCTTATGATAAATTATTGGAAGTGCCTGATATTAAAATTGATTCAAAACGTGGAGACAAAATAATTTTATTTAACATTAAAAATATACCTGCTCAGGAGATTGCTTCTTATTTAGGTAATAGAAATATTTATGTAAGATCTGGTGCTTTTTGCGCATATAAATTTAAAGAAGTGCCAAACTTATCTAATTCATATGTAAGAATTTCTCTTGCAATGTACAATAGTAAGAGCGATATAAATAAGCTGGTAAAAGAATTAAAAAACGGAGGAAATTTCATTGAAATCTTTTAG
- a CDS encoding iron-sulfur cluster assembly scaffold protein — protein MKSFSNVEKQQIIFNAYSNPKFKLDNKTGVGINEHSQVCVDEIELNLKFENDLLVEAKYFANGCAIFISSIELVINELLNKSKEDIKQILENYFKLINKEEIEESVDLGNLYVFENVKIHLNRLECASIVYRAFKKGLNA, from the coding sequence TTGAAATCTTTTAGTAATGTCGAAAAGCAACAAATAATTTTTAATGCATATTCTAATCCAAAGTTCAAATTAGATAACAAAACCGGGGTTGGTATAAACGAACATTCACAAGTTTGTGTAGATGAAATCGAACTAAATCTAAAGTTTGAAAATGATTTATTAGTTGAAGCAAAATATTTTGCAAATGGATGTGCAATATTTATATCAAGCATCGAATTAGTAATAAATGAACTTTTAAATAAAAGTAAGGAAGATATAAAACAAATACTAGAAAATTACTTTAAATTAATTAATAAAGAAGAAATTGAAGAGTCAGTTGATTTAGGGAATTTATACGTTTTTGAAAATGTTAAAATTCATCTAAATAGATTAGAGTGTGCTTCAATAGTATATAGAGCTTTTAAGAAAGGATTAAATGCCTAG
- a CDS encoding Y-family DNA polymerase produces the protein MPSVIFHIDMDSFFVSCERSKNESLKNKPVVIATNQKRAIISAMSYEVKQHGFKTGDPFYLVKEKIKNLIVVEPHYQLYSLMSKKIFNFIRDKFSQNLEIYSIDECYIDVTTKVKQFKSPIELAKIIQKSILDIFKIPCSIGISYTKFLAKMSTNNAKPFGILETKKEDIINNFYKLPIKKIFGIGNSSATKLKEINVLTYKDLVNCKNDLFLKKVFGKNYYKLIEDLKGTNVSKQHILPKDIKSISNSKTFMDSDKDDVYYLIDELKKIALNISKRAKDQNLVGKVVSLSLRLQNKIWIHKHKKIDGYTNEFDIIWKNIKFLFSQMWDDNKIRGLGIAISDLKSTFNIQKSLDLFKNSSSMNKVEKIIKENNFYEGKEILKTLKQFSKEKNINIENIKFLRKNTTIGTKKINLEE, from the coding sequence ATGCCTAGCGTTATTTTTCACATTGACATGGATTCATTTTTTGTAAGTTGCGAAAGATCGAAAAATGAAAGTTTAAAAAATAAACCGGTTGTAATTGCTACAAATCAAAAAAGAGCAATAATTTCTGCTATGTCATATGAAGTAAAGCAACATGGGTTTAAAACTGGCGATCCTTTTTATTTAGTAAAGGAAAAAATTAAAAATTTAATAGTCGTGGAACCTCATTATCAGCTATATTCATTGATGTCTAAAAAAATTTTTAATTTTATAAGAGATAAATTTTCACAAAATCTTGAAATTTATTCAATTGATGAATGTTATATTGATGTTACAACAAAAGTAAAACAATTTAAATCACCAATTGAATTGGCTAAAATTATTCAAAAATCAATCTTGGATATCTTTAAAATTCCTTGTTCAATTGGAATATCATATACTAAATTTTTAGCTAAAATGTCGACAAATAATGCAAAACCATTTGGAATTTTAGAAACTAAAAAGGAAGATATAATAAATAATTTTTACAAACTACCTATTAAAAAAATATTTGGAATAGGAAACAGCAGTGCTACTAAATTAAAAGAAATAAACGTACTTACTTATAAGGATTTAGTTAACTGTAAAAATGATTTGTTTTTGAAAAAAGTTTTTGGAAAAAATTATTATAAATTAATAGAAGATTTAAAAGGCACAAACGTTTCAAAACAACACATATTACCAAAAGATATAAAAAGTATTAGTAATTCAAAAACATTTATGGATTCAGATAAAGATGATGTTTATTATTTGATTGATGAACTAAAAAAAATAGCACTCAATATATCTAAAAGGGCTAAGGATCAAAACTTAGTAGGAAAAGTTGTTTCCTTATCTTTGAGGCTACAAAACAAAATTTGAATACATAAACATAAAAAAATAGATGGATATACTAACGAATTTGATATCATTTGAAAAAATATAAAATTCTTGTTTAGCCAAATGTGAGATGATAATAAAATAAGAGGCTTAGGTATTGCAATCAGCGATTTAAAATCAACCTTTAATATACAAAAATCTTTGGATCTATTTAAAAATAGCTCATCTATGAATAAAGTTGAGAAAATAATCAAAGAAAATAATTTTTATGAAGGAAAAGAAATTTTAAAAACCTTAAAACAGTTTTCTAAAGAAAAAAATATCAATATTGAAAATATAAAATTTTTAAGAAAAAACACAACAATAGGAACTAAAAAAATTAATTTGGAGGAATAA
- a CDS encoding nicotinate-nucleotide adenylyltransferase — MKIGIYGGSFNPIHKGHIELAKFAINNLNLDKLFFVPANKNPFKKQNDYISNEHRINMIKLVLEDKMFLSEFETNRKGNSYTIDTVNYFKQKFPNDEIYLLIGSDNIPTINKWKDIDEIVKKVKIVSFNRGNKFSKINAKKYNISILKNPIYKFSSTDYKKGNFNNVVESVQEYIGDNFLYFDDLAKNMIFDPKDKERQFRYFHLKWTAEFAVKLAEKYNWKIKEAYQAGMSHDITKMWTKEEAFSFLKKYGFNEDNLPTYKLHQTTAYFWLKDIYKYKNENVLNAILKHTSLDIELTLLDKILYVADKISKGRKWKGIEKIRELSFQNFDKAFSFIVSRSAEYESKIRGHVFNDDQIKIYEKWGKK, encoded by the coding sequence ATGAAAATAGGAATTTATGGGGGCAGTTTTAATCCTATTCACAAAGGACACATTGAATTAGCTAAATTTGCAATAAATAATTTAAATTTAGATAAATTGTTTTTTGTACCAGCAAATAAGAATCCCTTCAAAAAACAAAATGATTATATTAGCAATGAACACAGAATAAATATGATTAAACTTGTTTTAGAAGATAAAATGTTTTTATCTGAATTTGAAACTAATAGAAAAGGTAATTCTTACACCATAGACACTGTAAATTATTTCAAGCAGAAATTCCCAAATGATGAAATTTATTTATTAATTGGTAGCGATAACATACCAACAATAAATAAATGAAAAGATATCGATGAAATAGTTAAAAAAGTAAAAATAGTGTCCTTTAATAGGGGTAATAAATTTTCAAAAATTAATGCCAAAAAATACAACATTTCTATTTTAAAAAATCCTATTTACAAATTTTCTTCTACCGATTATAAAAAAGGTAATTTCAATAACGTTGTCGAAAGTGTTCAAGAATATATTGGAGATAATTTCTTATATTTTGATGATTTGGCTAAAAATATGATTTTTGATCCAAAAGATAAGGAAAGGCAATTTAGATATTTCCATTTAAAATGAACCGCGGAATTTGCAGTAAAACTAGCTGAAAAATATAATTGAAAAATTAAAGAAGCATATCAAGCTGGTATGTCACATGATATAACAAAAATGTGAACTAAGGAAGAAGCTTTTTCATTTTTAAAAAAATATGGGTTTAATGAAGATAATCTGCCAACTTATAAACTCCATCAAACAACTGCTTATTTTTGATTAAAAGATATATATAAATATAAAAACGAAAATGTATTAAATGCAATATTAAAACACACTTCCCTGGACATAGAACTTACTCTTCTAGATAAAATACTATATGTGGCAGATAAAATAAGTAAGGGTAGAAAATGGAAAGGAATTGAAAAAATTAGAGAACTATCTTTTCAAAATTTTGATAAAGCCTTTTCTTTTATTGTTTCAAGAAGTGCTGAATATGAAAGTAAAATACGAGGACACGTTTTTAATGATGATCAAATCAAAATATATGAAAAATGAGGAAAAAAATAG
- a CDS encoding IS30 family transposase: MNYTIKKYNHLTDNERIIIENYLKLNYSLRRISRLIERSVSTLSREIKRNTNSFGTYEFKHASLKTRERSRHKYYFKFVDNQKFKNFSNAFLQKYDKKFFGIKSTYNFIKTSTKHCCPSLRTVFNWINTNNWVIKKYDKLRQYYKKGGKRTASVIKRLVKSADYVFPIWTRPKSIDLRLEFGHWEADLVLGKRANGYNNVLTLTERKTRIGFAKIIQSKSPNIINSELKKIIRDNELEVKTITVDNGIEFEKIGILARWLNIKIYRAEPYASFQRGSNEHWNGILRREFKKGFNFNTITQEKLDSVVNQINNMTREILNWKTPLQTYLEYIK; this comes from the coding sequence ATGAATTATACAATAAAAAAATATAACCATTTAACAGATAATGAAAGAATAATTATTGAAAATTATTTAAAGTTAAATTATTCTCTTCGTAGGATTTCGAGATTAATCGAGCGAAGTGTTTCGACCCTAAGTAGAGAAATAAAGAGGAATACAAATAGTTTCGGAACTTATGAATTTAAACACGCTAGTTTAAAAACAAGAGAAAGATCAAGACATAAGTATTATTTTAAATTCGTGGATAACCAAAAATTCAAAAATTTTTCTAACGCTTTTTTACAAAAATATGACAAAAAGTTTTTTGGTATAAAGTCAACATATAATTTTATAAAAACTAGCACAAAACACTGTTGTCCTTCTTTAAGAACGGTTTTTAATTGAATAAACACTAATAATTGAGTTATAAAAAAGTACGATAAATTAAGACAATATTATAAAAAAGGTGGTAAAAGAACAGCATCCGTAATAAAACGGCTTGTAAAATCTGCTGATTATGTTTTTCCAATATGAACTAGACCTAAATCTATAGATTTAAGACTTGAATTTGGACACTGAGAAGCAGATCTAGTTTTAGGAAAAAGAGCCAATGGATATAATAATGTTTTAACTTTAACTGAAAGAAAAACAAGAATAGGGTTTGCAAAAATAATACAAAGCAAATCACCAAATATAATTAATTCAGAGTTAAAAAAGATTATAAGAGATAATGAATTAGAAGTAAAAACAATAACAGTAGACAATGGTATTGAATTTGAAAAAATAGGTATTTTAGCCAGATGATTAAATATAAAGATTTATAGAGCTGAACCTTATGCATCTTTTCAAAGAGGCTCAAATGAACATTGAAATGGAATTTTGAGAAGAGAATTCAAAAAAGGTTTTAACTTTAATACTATAACTCAAGAAAAACTTGACTCAGTTGTTAACCAAATAAATAATATGACGCGGGAAATATTAAATTGGAAGACACCATTACAAACCTATTTAGAATATATTAAATAA